The Vanacampus margaritifer isolate UIUO_Vmar chromosome 16, RoL_Vmar_1.0, whole genome shotgun sequence genome includes the window AAATCGATAATGGTCCATAAAATATCACATTTCCCCCGCTTTAAAGCTAGCGTAATGTTTAACTAACCAATGGatccaaaaaacaaatagaCCGAAATGAGGAAGTAAACCGGAAACTAATGAAACGGAACCGGAAGTGGCGAAACGGCGGAAGTAAACGTTAACAAAACAACAGCGCGCCAATTCGATTGCCGACTGACGAGTGATCACCGTGGTTTCTTCTGTGTGAGCTAAATGCGTCCGTGAAACGTCAGTTAAACTATTGGAAAATTGGGAAGCGTTGCTGGTTTTGTAGGTACGTAactgaagcaataaaaagtgcattttggtcGTTGTCATGCTCCAGACGATTATTAGAAGAGATACGAGTGTGTACATAATAAATGTATGTTTCTGTTTTTAGTATGGCGGTGCCGTTTGTGCAGGACTGGGATCTTGTTCAGACACTTGGTGAAGGAACTTATGGAGAGTATGAATCATTTCTTGTTACGTCTTTAACCTATTCTAATTTATAGCTTATGAACTACGCCTTGGTAGACTACCCCACAATGACAATAATTTCTATAGCTTGTTTTTGTGATGGTCCTCTCTTATGTTCATGTCTTTAGAGTAAGGCTGCTGGTGAACAGACAGACGGAGGAGGCGGTCGCAGTCAAAGTGATCAACACCTTGCAGGCTAAAGAGTGTGCAGAAAATGTCAAGAAGGAAATCTGCGTGCACAAGGCAGGATGTGACCTCCGATGCAAAACATAAAGTATTTCAGTTGATTAATTTGTGTGTGATGTATTTTTgcactgttttttttagatgctGAGCCACCGGAACATTGTGCGTTTCTTTGGCCATCGCAAGGAAGGAACTACCGTCTTTCTCTTTTTGGAGTACTGCACAGGAGGCGAGCTGTTCGACCGCATTGGTGGGACACAGATTAATTCTAATAAACTTTGCAAGTACCATAAAAGCTTTCCTTCATTTAAGGGCAGCTGTTATATTGGTTGTCATTATTGTGCTTCCGTCAGtaattaacaaataaatgtCGCCAATCAAACTTCTGTTTTTAGAGCCGGATGTTGGAATGAATGAGAAGGATGCTCACAGATTTTTCCAGCAACTTATAGCCGCTGTGGTGAGAGAagcacgtttgtgtgtgtgtgtgttgatcaCGTGACCTTCTTGTTTCTGCTTCTATTGAATTCTCACTTCATGCTTTTTGCAGGAATACCTCCACAAAATTGGAATCACTCACAGAGACATAAAGCCAGAGAATATTTTGCTGGATGACAAAGGTAAGAAACAATTACTGTGTATTATTAGAGCTGCAAATAGGCATTGGCCGTTTTATGGTTTAGCacggttttaaaaagtcaaggtttgaATGACTGCTAAAACTGTCACTTTAAtaggaatttattttattttttggaggggaCTCCAAAGCAGGCAAAGGCCCTGTggaatatgattggctgcttgcagagttcacaaaacaagtctcttctttaaaGTTGATTGGAGaggcaaactgttttttttctttcgttcttTGATGatcagagaggggaggggtaaGCAGATGCACACAGGTGGGAGGAGGGACAAAACGGAGAGCATAGATGGATTTTTGCtatgttgattaatgtgcattgtcctagTTAGCCCGGGGGCCAACAAAAGCAGCCTActgatctgttctaaaaatagctcaccagctatgggacactgtgacttgctAAGAAGTACTTTCTTTTAACTTAAGATGGTAAACATTTCTTAATGTACCAAATAtgcaacattttgtttataataaataaaatatattgtgcTCAAtggaaaaaagcttttttatttatccaaatatatatatacagtatataaaaaaaaaagacattctaGAACCATGATAATTGTAATTCCTATGATATTATTGCTGTcagaaatgaacatttttgcagTCAATTATCCTATGGGTTACTCTGAGAAATTCTAATGATGAcaaatgctattaaaaaaatgaatccatCTGTGGTTGCATGCATTCATGTGATTTTGATCTGCTGCGCTTTGGCCTTCCAGACAACCTCAAGCTGACCGATTTCGGCCTCGCAACGATGTTTCGCTTTAAAGGGAGGGAGCGGCCGATGAATCGTCTCTGCGGGACTCTCCCTTACGTCGCTCCAGAACTGTTGAGCCAACCGCATTACAAAGCGCAACCTGCAGATATCTGGTCTTGTGGCATTGTGCTGACTGCAATGCTGGCTGGAGGTAAGGAGGTGTTATTTCAAAATCACACATATTTAGTGAATTTAGTTTTCAATATTGATAAGATTCATTCTGACAAATGCAATTTATACTGGTAAATTAGACAGTCGATTTTATATCAGTATATTGTCACAATAAACTGGTATTATGGTGGCCCACAGGGGAGTTGCATTCACCTGGAACCTGTACCTTGAAAGGGAGGGGAAAGAGTTGACAAGTTTCTGGGTTCAACGGGATGAAAGACATGAAAGGGTTGAAAGAGAGTACCGGTAGCTTGCTGTAGAAACAGTCAGTCTATGtgtggggagtaaaagaaaaacatattgcTTTTGTGTCATCATTTACCGCATCTCCACAGTATAATATAATCAGATTTCTGTAATACGCTATAATTTATTACAGCGCTTAACTATTATCCCCATACGATTATCGCCCAACCCTGAATGGAACAAGTGGCATTGAAAAATGGATggtgttgacattttaatatttcattttatattttaactgttttgaatttagttgcAGCTGTGAAGATGtacatataactatgttaacttaatatagcttgatgagtaatgcttttctcctctttgttatctttcgtcctcttttcccagaaattaGAAAGTTAATAAgtgtcttttatttatctaaaaagtctagtttctgttcgtcGGAAATCCGGTTTTTGAGAGTTCAAGGACAATCTAGTATACTaggagaatgtaatctgattttgtacTTGGAGGGAAGGGGaggcgttttctttttttttttttttttttggagagctcagtattgttcattcgatttgacatgtcatcattgctctccttttttttttttattaaaaaaaaattgttttattaaatatatatatatatatatatatatatatatatatatatatatatatatatatatatttttttttttgtgtatgtgggtgagtatgtgtgtgtgcgtgcgtgcgagcgtgtgtgtattcatcagttcacctaaaacctattaaaaaaaatcccatactaataatataatataataataaattgccaaatgcagaaacatcaatgtaagttatcacgatgtggtggctctcgctaacaggcagaattaagtaaccagaattaggttaaaaaattctatatacgtagaccatgtttctataaattttgatatttggtttttatttgaggcagatattttttccattaaaatgtgatttatgaggaggttagaccattggtcgatattcagagtttgtttatttttccagttaacaagaattgttttttttttgcgatagtaagggctacaagtgtagattgaaattgtttatgtggtaagtcagttgttgttgttaggtcacctagcaaacacaagtttggagataaaggttaGAAGATAtaggaaagtttttctaagactttagtccagaaatacataaccggagtacataaccataaagcatgaacataagtgtctgtagtgttttgtaaacaatgGGGGAGGCGTTTTCTAATAAAAATCCCATGTCTGAGAGAGAGGAGACAcatattggatgacactgcttgggtgatatgcaattgtgtgaccagagatctctgtaataaataaccttgcaaggaccctcttcacaagaatctcatctttgatttatttgaacacgcaaaagattacaaaaataaaggtaATCGTTCAAAGGATACAGAGTTATAGATTTATTATAACAATTATATTGTTTAATTtgtaaacatatacagtatattattaaataagataaacctttatttttacatacattGTAAATTGAAGGCCAGCTCTCTCAATGAATGTGTAAGGAAAGGCAGTTTTCTCTTTCTGTAttatgcacaatttttttttgaagcgcTGATTGAGCTCATTTGTAGCCATTGTATTGACGCTGTTAGTTTGTGTGTAAAATGCAATGATTAGTCAAGAAGtctgtaaccttttttttttttcagaattctcAAGCCATGCtaaccaaagttgttttttttaatattctgacATCCAAGTTTTGGGTCTAAGCTTCTGGTCTTTTTCTCCCAGAACTACCATGGGACCAACCGGCTGCAGTCTGTCAGGAATATTCAGACTGGCTTAACAAGAAaacctacctgtctccctggaAGAAAATACAGCCGCTGCCTCTCTGTAAGACCTCAATGTGTAAACCATTTTATGCCCCCTTTTGTGTTTGACTCCATCTTCTCTTTGTCAGGTTTGTTGTCCAAGTTACTGCTGACCAAACCAGAAGCACGCATTAGTATTGCGGACATTCAGAAAGACCGCTGGTTCACTGAAGGTAAGTCTTAAAGTAGCCTGTAACTTAACATGATAATTTAATTACAGATTTATAATAATGATTTTCTACAGGTGTAAAGCAGCCGTTAGCTTCTTCAAACTCAGGTACCAACAAACACCAACGATCCGATGTTGAAGTCACATCTCAAACCAACAGGTGAATTAGTTCTTTTCTTTAGATACATATTTTGTGTGCTCCTAACACCAACATTACGGTATTGTCTGTGCAGCGATGACAAGATACAAATCTCCAGCTCCCAGCCCGACATTGCCGTGGGAGGCTGGGAAGCCATGTTGCTCATCGGCCAATCAGACGGTCAGGTCAGCTTCTCTCAGCCGACCAAACCCGAGCACATGCTGCTGGGGAGTCAGCTGCTGGGAACGCCGGGAGCCAGTCAGGTGACTCCAAGAAACtctgtaactctaaccctaacccgactcattgaaaaatctcatggcacatCCCCTAACAAATATGTCACAATAGGTATACATGATATAAGATTATGCTGTTTCAATAGACTCCCAAATTTACTTCAGTGACGGTCAGAgtactgtattttacattgttttgtATCCTGTTGTATGATTAGCAATAGGTGGATACACAGGTTCATTGTAACGTCTGCCATGTAGTGGATGAGCATTTAATTGTCCTGCCTGTCACTACATAGATCAAGTTTAttatagttaacgaaaactaactaaataagtAAAACTTCATCCGTCTatcccatttaaaaaatttcaaaacGTTTTCTTCAATGGGATAGTcaggaggggagggggagagggagagagaactaactgaaactaaaatgtttgtgtttataaAACGGTAACGATAATAATAGcgaaaaatgtccttcatttttggCTTTGTCCAATCATTTTACACATGAGCTTTcataaatgcttttattttagttttactcTATGGGCAAACCGTCatttgggaattgtagtttacattattatacacagggatgtgatttttccgctaattcgcggaattccgctttttttttatctccaaaaataaaaatttaaaatttccgtttttttttttttttttttttttagtagttcattgtgtatgcacatgactccgacagataacatcttctgctataacaaagacatt containing:
- the chek1 gene encoding serine/threonine-protein kinase Chk1, whose protein sequence is MAVPFVQDWDLVQTLGEGTYGEVRLLVNRQTEEAVAVKVINTLQAKECAENVKKEICVHKMLSHRNIVRFFGHRKEGTTVFLFLEYCTGGELFDRIEPDVGMNEKDAHRFFQQLIAAVEYLHKIGITHRDIKPENILLDDKDNLKLTDFGLATMFRFKGRERPMNRLCGTLPYVAPELLSQPHYKAQPADIWSCGIVLTAMLAGELPWDQPAAVCQEYSDWLNKKTYLSPWKKIQPLPLCLLSKLLLTKPEARISIADIQKDRWFTEGVKQPLASSNSGTNKHQRSDVEVTSQTNSDDKIQISSSQPDIAVGGWEAMLLIGQSDGQVSFSQPTKPEHMLLGSQLLGTPGASQTPWQRLVRRMTRFFTSVNADTSLASLKGACDTLALCYKLTCSNQVTVSTMDKRNNKLIFKVHLLDMNQKVLLDFRLSKGDGLEFKRLFLKIKQKLCDIICTQKMTFPGT